The Pantoea eucalypti sequence CCAGCGCATCGGTAGAGTCCCAGACGCGTGGATCTTCATGTGGAATGAATGGCAGTTCGATTGGGCGTGAACCCGCAGCGATGATGGCATTATCGAAGTTGATGGTGGTCGCGCCGCCTTCTCCTTCAACCACCAGGGTGTTAGCACCGGTGAATTTGCCCAGGCCATTAACCACGGTGACTTTACGACCTTTTGCCATACCTGACAGGCCGCCAGTCAACTGGTTGATAACCTTCTCTTTCCAGCTGCGAATCTTGTTGATATCAGTAGATGGCTGGCCAAACACAATGCCATGCTCTTCAAGGGCTTTCGCCTCTTCAATCACTTTAGCAACGTGCAGCAGCGCTTTAGATGGGATACAACCGACGTTCAGACAAACACCACCGAGGGTGCTGTAACGCTCTACCAGTACGGTTTCCAGACCTAAATCCGCACAACGGAAGGCTGCAGAGTAACCTGCAGGACCTGCCCCAAGTACCACGACCTGGGTTTTCATCTCTGTACTCATCATGACCTCTTAATTGATATCCGGCGGGTCAGACGTTCTTATAATGCCCTTGTTCCACCGGGACTTTCACCGCAAGAGTTTACAGAATTGTTAACAAACTGCCAACAGCGGCGCGACGAATCGTTAAAGGAAGGCCGGCATTCGCCGGCCTTCTTAACATTTACATAACTAAACGGCGAATATCAGACAGCATATTGCCGATAATGGTGATGAATCGCGCACCATCAGCACCGTCGATCACGCGGTGGTCGAAGGAGAGAGAAATCGGCATCATCAGACGCGGAGTAAACTCTTTACCGTTCCACACCGGTTCCATCGCCGATTTAGAGACACCCAGGATAGCCACTTCCGGCGCGTTAACGATCGGCGCGAAGTGGGTAGTGCCCAGGCCGCCCAGGCTGGAGATGGTGAAGCATCCGCCCTGCATGTCGCCCGCTGTCAGCTTACCGTCACGCGCTTTCTTCGAAATCGCCATCAGTTCACGGGACAGCTCGGTAATGCCTTTCTTATTCACGTCTTTAAAGACCGGAACAACCAGGCCATTTGGCGTATCAACCGCCACACCGATATTGATATATTTCTTCAGCGTCAGTTTCTGCGCATCTTCAGACAGCGAACTGTTGAAGCGTGGCATCTGCTCAAGCGCCGCAGCGACCGCTTTCATGATGAACACCACTGGGGTGTACTTCACATCCAGCTTACGCTTCTCTGCTTCAGCATTCTGCTGCTTACGGAAAGCTTCCAGGTCGGTGATATCAGTTTTGTCGAAATGCGTAACGTGCGGGATCATCACCCAGTTACGGCTCAGGTTCGCGCCAGAAATTTTCTGGATACGGCCCAGTTCGACTTCTTCGATTTCGCCAAACTTACTGAAATCAACTTTCGGCCATGGCAGCATGCCAGGCAGACCGCCGCCGCTGGCCGCAGCAGGTGCTGCTTCAGCGCGTTTCACAGCCTCTTTCACGTAAGTCTGCACGTCTTCTTTCAGAATGCGACCTTTACGGCCGGTGCCTTTGACTTTCGCCAGGTTAACACCGAACTCGCGCGCCAGGCGACGAATCACCGGGGTAGCGTGAACGTAAGCGTCGTTCTCTGCGAACTCACCTTTGCTTTCTGCTTTAGCGGCGGCAGGTGCTGCTGCGGCTTTCGCTTCAGATTTGGCAGCAGGCGCCGGTGCGGCTTCCTGTTTCGCAGCCGCAGGGGCAGCCGGAGCAGCACCTTCGACTTCGAACACCATGATCAGTGAGCCGGTGCTGACTTTATCGCCCGTCGCGACTTTCAGCTCTTTGACGATACCCGCAAACGGTGCCGGCACTTCCATAGAGGCTTTGTCGCCTTCAACCACGATCAGTGACTGCTCAGCTTCCACCTTGTCGCCAACCTTAACGAGGATCTCGGTGACTTCAACTTCGTCTCCCCCGATATCCGGAACGTTAACGTCTTTTGCGCCCGCAGCCGCGGCAGGTGCCGATGCCGCTTCTTCTTTCACTTCTGGCTTCGCATCAGAGGCCGGTGCTGCACCTTCTGCTTCAAAGACCATGATGGCTGAACCGGTGCTGACTTTGTCGCCGGTCGCAATGGTGATCGCTTTGACCACACCCGCGAACGGAGCCGGGACTTCCATTGACGCTTTGTCACCTTCGACGACAATCAGTGACTGCTCGGCTTCGACTTTGTCGCCAACCTTAACCAGAATCTCAGTGACTTCGACTTCGTCACCGCCGATATCCGGCACAGCCACTTCTTTGCTGGCAGTGGCCGCAGCAGCGGCTGGCGCAGGCGCCGCATCCGCTTTCTTCTCTTCGGCGGCGGCAGGGGCTGCTTCCGCAGCGCCTTCAGCATCAAACATCATGATCAGCGAACCGGTCTCAACTTTGTCACCGGTAGAGATTTTAATCTCTTTGACTACGCCAGCCTGTGGCGACGGCACTTCCATTGAGGCTTTGTCGCCTTCCACGGTGATCAGCGACTGCTCGGCTTCCACCTTGTCGCCAACTTTCACCAGAATCTCGGTGACTTCAACTTCGTCAGACCCGATATCCGGTACCTTAATTTCGATAGCCATTACTCTATTACCTCTTAAGCCAGACGCGGGTTAACTTTATCGGCATCGATATTGAATTTGGTGATAGCGTCAGCCACCACTTTCTTCTCGATCTCGCCGCGTTTAGCCAGCTCACCCAGCGCGGCAACCACCACATAAGATGCATCAACTTCAAAGTGATGACGCAGATTCTCACGGCTGTCAGAGCGACCAAAGCCATCGGTACCCAGTACGCGATAATCGCTGGCTGGGACATAGCTACGAACCTGCTCAGCGAACAGTTTCATGTAGTCGGTTGAAGCAACAGCAGGTGCGTCATTCATCACCTGAGCGATGTAAGGTACGCGCGCTTCTTCAGTCGGATGCAGCATGTTCCAGCGCTCACAATCCTGGCCGTCACGTGCCAGTTCGGTGAACGAGGTGACGCTGTAGACATCAGAGCCGATACCGTAATCTTTCGCCAGAATCTGGGCGGCTTCACGAACGTGACGCAGGATAGAACCTGAGCCCAGCAGCTGTACTTTACCTTTGCTGCCCTCTACCGTTTCCAGCTTGTAGATACCCTTACGGATACCCTCTTCCGCGCCCTTCGGCATGGCTGGCATATGGTAGTTTTCGTTCAGCGTGGTGATGTAGTAGTACACGTTCTCCTGCGCTTCGCCATACATACGCACCAGACCGTCATGCATGATGACAGCCACTTCATAAGCGTATGAAGGATCGTAAGAGATACAATTCGGGATAGTCAGAGACTGAATGTGGCTGTGACCATCTTCATGCTGCAGACCTTCGCCGTTCAGGGTAGTACGACCCGAGGTGCCGCCGACCAGGAAGCCGCGCGCCTGTTGGTCGCCCGCCAGCCACATCAGATCGCCGATACGCTGGAAGCCGAACATCGAGTAATAGATGTAGAACGGGATCATCGGCAGGTTGTTGGTGCTGTAAGAGGTCGCCGCAGCCAGCCAGGAAGAACCTGCGCCCAGCTCGTTGATCCCTTCCTGCAGAATCTGGCCTTTCTCGTCTTCTTTATAGTATGCAACCTGCTCGCGGTCCTGCGGGGTGTACTGCTG is a genomic window containing:
- the aceF gene encoding pyruvate dehydrogenase complex dihydrolipoyllysine-residue acetyltransferase produces the protein MAIEIKVPDIGSDEVEVTEILVKVGDKVEAEQSLITVEGDKASMEVPSPQAGVVKEIKISTGDKVETGSLIMMFDAEGAAEAAPAAAEEKKADAAPAPAAAAATASKEVAVPDIGGDEVEVTEILVKVGDKVEAEQSLIVVEGDKASMEVPAPFAGVVKAITIATGDKVSTGSAIMVFEAEGAAPASDAKPEVKEEAASAPAAAAGAKDVNVPDIGGDEVEVTEILVKVGDKVEAEQSLIVVEGDKASMEVPAPFAGIVKELKVATGDKVSTGSLIMVFEVEGAAPAAPAAAKQEAAPAPAAKSEAKAAAAPAAAKAESKGEFAENDAYVHATPVIRRLAREFGVNLAKVKGTGRKGRILKEDVQTYVKEAVKRAEAAPAAASGGGLPGMLPWPKVDFSKFGEIEEVELGRIQKISGANLSRNWVMIPHVTHFDKTDITDLEAFRKQQNAEAEKRKLDVKYTPVVFIMKAVAAALEQMPRFNSSLSEDAQKLTLKKYINIGVAVDTPNGLVVPVFKDVNKKGITELSRELMAISKKARDGKLTAGDMQGGCFTISSLGGLGTTHFAPIVNAPEVAILGVSKSAMEPVWNGKEFTPRLMMPISLSFDHRVIDGADGARFITIIGNMLSDIRRLVM